Proteins encoded by one window of Papio anubis isolate 15944 chromosome 7, Panubis1.0, whole genome shotgun sequence:
- the CLN6 gene encoding ceroid-lipofuscinosis neuronal protein 6: MELSGEHSQGCRKYWFGVCLILLQLNKGLFTNWVLCVMYAPVIQEPLRWVSSQVSPQLQTTGPTASLIHLKLNAFKDESLFTRNLLQPTSRGQPRPLTRTSATHVLHHAGVTRAGLLSCLLSSTRKNKGNLTSPSAPGIMRVSLVQVPTPPQPNTQASVTLADPVFRKAHRSSQHPGAAGGPGAQLGASFLQARHGSVSADEAARTAPFHLDLWFYFTLQNWVLDFGRPIAMLVFPLEWFPLNKPSVGDYFHMAYNVITPFLLLKLIERSPRTLPRSITYVSIIIFIMGASIHLVGDSVNHRLLFSGYQHHLSVRENPIIKNLKPETLIDSFELLYYYDEYLGHCMWYIPFFLILFMYFSGCFTACKAERWMPGPALLLVAPSGLYYWYLVTEGQIFILFIFTFFAMLALVLHQKRKRLFLDSNGLFLFSSFTLTLLLVALWVAWLWNDPVLRKKYPGVIYVPEPWAFYTLHVSSRH; encoded by the exons ATGGAGCTGTCAGGGGAGCACAGTCAGGGGTGCAGGAAATATTGGTTTGGTGTATGCCTTATCCTGCTACAGCTTAACAAAGGCCTGTTCACTAATTGG GTTCTGTGTGTCATGTACGCTCCGGTGATTCAGGAGCCTCTCCGCTGGGTTAGTTCCCAGGTTTCACCTCAGCTTCAGACCACCGGTCCAACAGCCTCCCTGATCCACCTCAAGCTTAATGCGTTTAAGGATGAATCTTTATTTACACGAAATCTGCTCCAGCCCACTTCCCGGGGG CAACCCCGGCCCCTCACTAGAACATCTGCAACCCACGTGCTGCACCACGCGGGTGTTACACGTGCAGGTCTCCTgtcctgcctcctctcctccaccCGCAAGAACAAGGGAAATCTCACATCACCCTCTGCCCCCGGGATCATGAGAGTCAGCTTAGTCCAGGTCCCTACCCCGCCCCAGCCCAACACCCAGGCCTCAGTCACCCTAG CTGATCCGGTCTTTCGAAAGGCCCACCGCAGCTCGCAGCACCCGGGAGCGGCAGGCGGCCCGGGCGCGCAGCTGGGCGCCTCCTTCCTGCAGGCCAG GCATGGCTCTGTCAGCGCTGATGAGGCTGCCCGCACAGCTCCCTTCCACCTCGACCTCTGGTTCTACTTCACGCTGCAGAACTGGGTTCTGGACTTTGGGCGCCCCATTGCCATG CTGGTATTCCCTCTCGAATGGTTTCCACTCAACAAGCCCAGCGTTGGGGACTACTTCCACATGGCCTACAACGTCATCACGCCCTTTCTCTTGCTCAAG CTCATCGAGCGGTCGCCCCGCACCCTGCCGCGCTCTATCACCTATGTGagcatcatcatcttcatcatggGTGCCAGCATCCACCTGGTGGGCGACTCTGTCAACCACCGCCTGCTCTTCAGTGGCTACCAGCACCACCTGTCTGTCCGTGAGAACCCCATCATCAAGAATCTCAAGCCGGAGACGCTG ATCGACTCCTTTGAGCTGCTGTACTATTATGATGAGTACCTGGGTCACTGCATGTG GTACATCCccttcttcctcatcctcttcaTGTACTTCAGCGGCTGCTTTACTGCCTGTAAAGCTGAGAGGTGGATGCCAGGGCCTGCCCTGCTCCTGGTGGCGCCCAGTGGCCTGTACTACTG GTACCTGGTCACTGAGGGCCAGATCTTCATCCTCTTCATCTTCACCTTCTTCGCCATGCTGGCCCTCGTCCTGCACCAGAAGCGCAAGCGCCTCTTCCTGGACAGCAACggccttttcctcttctcctccttcacACTGACCCTCTTGCTGGTGGCGCTCTGGGTCGCCTGGCTGTGGAATGACCCTGTTCTCAGGAAGAAGTACCCGGGTGTCATCTACGTCCCTGAGCCCTGGGCTTTCTACACCCTTCACGTCAGCAGTCGGCACTGA